A stretch of the Actinoalloteichus fjordicus genome encodes the following:
- a CDS encoding SRPBCC domain-containing protein, whose translation MLTASGITDDGRFHLRFERELGHPPAKVWRALTEIDELRRWFVDMLDYERTVFEPQAGAELLFVPRAEYQGMAVGHGVITEVDPPRLLEYTWGDETLRWELEPDSAGGSLLVFTTVFPDRADAAPNAAGWHVGLERLAARLDGLAADLSNLTELEDEYARLLA comes from the coding sequence ATGCTCACCGCCTCGGGGATCACCGATGACGGACGCTTTCACCTGCGCTTCGAGCGCGAACTGGGACATCCTCCGGCCAAGGTCTGGCGGGCCCTCACCGAGATCGATGAGCTGCGCCGATGGTTCGTCGACATGCTCGACTACGAGCGAACCGTGTTCGAACCGCAGGCGGGTGCGGAGCTCCTGTTCGTGCCGCGAGCCGAGTATCAGGGGATGGCCGTCGGCCACGGGGTGATCACGGAGGTCGACCCGCCTCGGCTGCTCGAGTACACCTGGGGCGACGAGACCCTGCGCTGGGAGCTGGAGCCCGACTCGGCCGGGGGCAGCCTCCTGGTGTTCACGACCGTCTTCCCCGATCGCGCCGACGCGGCGCCGAACGCGGCGGGTTGGCACGTCGGTCTGGAACGGCTCGCCGCGCGCCTCGACGGCTTGGCGGCGGATCTCTCGAACCTCACAGAACTCGAGGACGAGTACGCCCGACTGCTCGCCTGA
- a CDS encoding DNA-3-methyladenine glycosylase I, which translates to MTRADRTPSVDGTVLCADGLARPPWAVDDPLLRDYYDNEWGMPVHGEQELFERISLEAFQAGLSWVTILRKRPAFRTAFHDFHPDTVAAYSDAYVARLMADAGIVRNRSKILATIANARATMALRADGGLDAFVWSFQPEVTPEPRTIAEIPTTSPESIALSKALRKRGFSFVGPTTMFALMEAVGMVDTHLLSSHRRGASGVWTTS; encoded by the coding sequence ATGACACGCGCAGACCGCACTCCGTCCGTCGACGGCACCGTGCTGTGTGCCGACGGGCTGGCCCGCCCGCCCTGGGCCGTCGACGATCCGCTGCTGCGTGACTACTACGACAACGAGTGGGGAATGCCGGTTCACGGTGAGCAGGAGCTCTTCGAGCGGATCAGCCTCGAAGCGTTCCAGGCAGGCCTGTCCTGGGTGACGATCCTGCGGAAGCGACCGGCTTTTCGCACTGCCTTCCATGATTTCCACCCGGACACGGTCGCCGCGTACTCCGATGCCTACGTGGCACGGCTGATGGCCGATGCAGGCATCGTGCGGAACCGCTCGAAGATCCTCGCCACCATCGCCAATGCACGGGCGACGATGGCGCTTCGTGCGGACGGCGGCCTAGACGCCTTCGTCTGGTCTTTCCAGCCCGAGGTGACTCCGGAGCCGCGTACGATCGCCGAGATCCCGACGACCTCGCCCGAGTCGATCGCCCTGTCGAAGGCTCTACGCAAGAGAGGTTTCTCCTTCGTCGGTCCCACCACGATGTTCGCGTTGATGGAGGCCGTCGGAATGGTCGACACGCATCTTCTCAGCAGTCATCGTCGAGGTGCCTCTGGCGTGTGGACCACAAGCTGA
- a CDS encoding RNA polymerase sigma factor: MKPFEQIVTEHGSMVLRVCRAVVGQADAEDAWSETFLAALRAYPDLNDAVNVEAWLVTIAHRKAVDITRARARDPVTVAAESLPDRPATTGLPEAWNHDLWTALQELPSKQRQTVAYHYLGGLPHKSIAEITGGTTEAARRAAADGIRTLRRTYAGSLGPRGDTR; encoded by the coding sequence ATGAAGCCCTTCGAACAGATCGTCACCGAGCACGGCTCCATGGTGCTGCGGGTGTGCCGGGCCGTCGTCGGTCAGGCAGACGCCGAGGATGCCTGGTCGGAGACCTTCCTCGCCGCACTGCGCGCCTACCCCGACCTCAACGACGCCGTCAACGTGGAGGCATGGCTGGTCACCATCGCCCACCGCAAGGCGGTCGACATCACCCGAGCCCGCGCCAGAGACCCGGTCACGGTCGCCGCCGAGAGCCTGCCGGATCGTCCCGCCACTACCGGCCTGCCCGAAGCCTGGAACCACGATCTCTGGACCGCGCTCCAGGAGCTGCCGTCCAAGCAGCGTCAGACGGTCGCCTACCACTACCTGGGCGGCCTGCCGCACAAGAGCATCGCCGAGATCACGGGCGGGACCACCGAGGCCGCGCGCCGGGCCGCGGCCGACGGCATCCGAACGCTGCGCAGGACATATGCAGGCAGTCTCGGACCGAGAGGAGACACCCGATGA
- a CDS encoding winged helix-turn-helix transcriptional regulator has product MDAAVDVIGGKWKVLILWALDSEPRRSGELRRMLPGVSEKMLIQHLRELETDGIVHREVYAEVPPRVEYSLTETGTALNSALAPLGEWGRQHKQRIEQVRGVGA; this is encoded by the coding sequence ATCGACGCAGCGGTCGACGTCATCGGTGGCAAATGGAAGGTGTTGATCCTCTGGGCACTGGATTCCGAGCCCAGGCGTTCCGGGGAGTTGAGGCGGATGCTGCCGGGGGTCAGCGAGAAGATGCTGATCCAGCATCTGCGTGAGTTGGAGACCGACGGGATCGTCCATCGCGAGGTCTATGCCGAGGTGCCGCCCAGGGTGGAGTACTCCCTCACGGAGACCGGGACCGCGCTGAACAGCGCGCTGGCGCCGCTCGGCGAGTGGGGAAGACAGCACAAGCAGCGCATCGAGCAGGTTCGCGGCGTGGGCGCATGA
- a CDS encoding methylated-DNA--[protein]-cysteine S-methyltransferase, with protein sequence MNNYAEPEVDTLLAPLDSVDATTTERLHARLATAAAAAGVIDIVYHTVDTPVGVLLLAATRHGLARVAYDSEDHEHVLANLAERISPRILHVPSRLEEVIRQLEEYFEGNRRRFDVPLDLSLSKGFRQTVLRKLPAIDYGRTASYAEVAVAAGSPKAVRAVGTACATNPLPVVVPCHRVVRSDGSPGGYVGGADAKHTLLELETA encoded by the coding sequence ATGAACAACTATGCCGAGCCGGAGGTCGACACGCTCCTCGCGCCCCTCGACTCCGTCGACGCCACGACGACGGAACGCCTCCACGCACGCCTGGCCACGGCAGCAGCCGCCGCCGGTGTGATCGACATCGTCTATCACACCGTCGACACCCCGGTCGGGGTCCTGCTGCTCGCCGCCACGAGGCACGGACTCGCCAGGGTGGCGTACGACTCTGAGGACCACGAGCACGTCCTGGCGAACCTCGCCGAGCGGATCAGTCCTCGCATCCTGCACGTCCCGTCACGCCTGGAAGAGGTGATCAGACAGCTCGAGGAGTACTTCGAAGGCAACCGTAGGCGCTTCGACGTTCCGTTGGATCTGAGCCTGTCGAAGGGCTTCCGGCAGACGGTGCTGCGCAAGCTGCCTGCGATCGACTACGGCCGCACCGCGAGCTATGCCGAGGTCGCGGTCGCCGCTGGAAGCCCCAAAGCGGTTCGCGCCGTGGGGACGGCCTGTGCGACCAATCCACTGCCGGTCGTCGTGCCCTGCCATCGCGTGGTCCGTTCCGACGGTTCCCCGGGCGGCTACGTCGGCGGCGCCGACGCCAAGCACACACTGCTCGAGCTGGAGACCGCATGA
- a CDS encoding alpha-ketoglutarate-dependent dioxygenase AlkB family protein, which yields MDTLFTPGRREIGDGAVHIPGWLDPAQQRRLLTACREWARGPVPMRAATLPSGHRMSVRTVCLGWHWQPYRYTRTAGDVNGARVARLPPWLIQLGKVAVATAFEDRAAGTSYQPDAVLVNFYDGHARMGMHRDADEQSADPVVSLSLGDACLFRFGNAETRGRPYVDVTLASGDLFVFGGPARFAYHGVPKVYPNTAAPELGLTNGRVNITMRVTGMSHDRQGRTSPTTRREDENR from the coding sequence GTGGACACCCTCTTCACCCCTGGGCGCCGTGAGATCGGCGACGGCGCAGTCCACATACCCGGCTGGCTCGACCCTGCGCAGCAGCGACGGCTGCTGACGGCGTGTCGTGAGTGGGCACGCGGGCCCGTGCCGATGCGCGCGGCGACGCTGCCGAGCGGCCATCGGATGTCCGTGCGCACGGTGTGCCTGGGCTGGCATTGGCAGCCTTACCGCTACACCCGCACCGCAGGCGATGTGAACGGGGCACGCGTCGCCCGGCTGCCGCCCTGGTTGATCCAGCTGGGCAAGGTGGCGGTGGCGACTGCATTCGAAGACCGGGCGGCCGGTACGAGCTATCAACCGGACGCCGTACTGGTCAACTTCTACGACGGGCACGCGAGGATGGGGATGCATCGGGACGCCGACGAGCAGTCCGCCGATCCGGTGGTGTCGTTGAGTCTCGGAGACGCCTGTCTCTTCCGGTTCGGCAACGCCGAGACACGGGGCCGCCCGTACGTCGATGTCACGCTGGCCTCTGGTGATCTGTTCGTCTTCGGCGGCCCCGCGCGCTTTGCGTATCACGGCGTTCCGAAGGTCTATCCGAACACGGCGGCTCCCGAGCTCGGCCTGACGAACGGAAGAGTGAACATCACCATGCGGGTCACCGGGATGTCGCATGACAGACAGGGTCGAACATCACCGACGACCCGGCGGGAGGATGAGAACCGATGA